One stretch of Pseudoalteromonas shioyasakiensis DNA includes these proteins:
- a CDS encoding response regulator: MEFVKPLEPILIIDDMQDIRDYLNQILTGLGFDDILESRDFESAKTLIEEKSPNVIFLDIELPNTDGEEILEYLNDRHPHTHVVMCSGHNSLENVQNTWELGARGFIAKPFNSKKVDSVMKRLELMETITN, translated from the coding sequence ATGGAATTTGTGAAACCGTTAGAACCTATTCTGATAATCGACGATATGCAAGATATTCGCGACTATCTAAATCAAATTTTAACTGGTCTTGGTTTTGACGATATTTTAGAAAGTCGAGATTTTGAATCAGCCAAAACTCTAATTGAAGAAAAGTCACCAAACGTTATCTTTCTTGATATTGAGCTACCTAACACTGACGGTGAGGAAATTCTTGAATATTTGAATGACCGACATCCCCATACTCACGTTGTTATGTGTTCAGGTCATAACAGTCTTGAGAATGTTCAAAACACTTGGGAATTAGGCGCCCGAGGTTTTATTGCTAAACCTTTTAACTCAAAAAAAGTCGACTCTGTTATGAAACGTCTAGAATTGATGGAAACCATAACAAATTAA
- a CDS encoding DUF3488 domain-containing transglutaminase family protein, with protein sequence MNTPLINTVLSLLFIVISGFLFTEVPTPFLAILAGLSFLNLFLGKFYKKLNGLVANMLAAICLVALFVLVGVGDTVKLFVSMMLLASSFKLLQAKTVKQYQTVCLLVFFNLSTVYLFHQGLFETLIVSALYIVNFAVLGYLTSPQSFKAANKQSFKTILLALPIAAFLILFLPKIPAFWQLPGPKLAKTGLSEQVNPFSIAKLAESDDLVFRVEQQPGQALQAPYYWRSLIHDEFNGSEWLISDILKSQQFNQIRRTVTQSNSVNYQIIAEPSSSNWLFALGFAQSANSDVHSTYNGLLKRKGNLNKNIKYAVTSSEAMLSLNNFEKRLYTRLPKTTNPQTTALAKQLSAEHENAQGYFNALLDYFNQQQFAYTLTPTPMYGDNTLDQFVFDTKRGFCGHYASTAAFMFRVAGYPARVVSGYLGGEQTKAATLNIYQYDAHAWVEVFFDEKWHIFDATAVVAPERLNGSLSQLGDLNESFNDNLNFGLKRWSHFKAINWLRIHLEELDYKWTNWVLTFDQESQQSLFDSLFGNKSAWLTPLIVLGTLLLSFTGYFLYNKRPIRSSEPLVDDITKLYQWAKKQGIEPLDTNTPLQNIALIKQQKPRSEAYLSEFEQIIIEVRYQQHSYNQNRKNRVRVLLNSLKTAK encoded by the coding sequence ATGAATACGCCGCTTATTAATACCGTTTTATCACTTCTGTTTATTGTTATTAGTGGTTTTTTGTTTACTGAAGTACCTACTCCATTTCTAGCCATATTGGCTGGCCTCAGTTTTTTAAACCTGTTTTTAGGTAAATTTTATAAAAAACTAAATGGATTGGTCGCGAATATGTTGGCAGCAATTTGCTTAGTTGCCTTATTTGTTCTGGTTGGCGTGGGCGATACAGTAAAGCTATTTGTATCGATGATGCTACTTGCTAGTAGCTTTAAATTGCTCCAAGCGAAAACCGTCAAACAGTATCAAACCGTTTGTTTACTGGTGTTTTTTAATCTTTCGACGGTATATTTATTCCATCAAGGATTATTTGAAACCTTGATTGTGAGTGCACTTTATATTGTTAACTTTGCTGTTCTTGGCTATTTGACCAGCCCGCAAAGCTTTAAGGCTGCTAATAAGCAAAGTTTTAAAACGATATTACTAGCCTTACCCATAGCGGCATTTTTGATTTTGTTTTTACCGAAAATACCGGCGTTTTGGCAATTACCGGGGCCAAAGCTTGCGAAAACGGGTTTATCAGAGCAAGTTAACCCCTTTTCTATTGCGAAATTAGCTGAGTCAGATGACTTGGTTTTTCGGGTAGAACAACAGCCTGGGCAAGCCTTACAGGCCCCCTATTACTGGCGCAGCCTTATTCATGATGAGTTTAATGGCAGTGAATGGTTAATATCGGACATTTTGAAATCTCAACAATTTAACCAAATTCGCCGTACAGTTACTCAAAGTAATAGCGTAAATTATCAGATTATTGCAGAGCCTTCATCTTCAAATTGGCTATTTGCACTTGGCTTTGCACAAAGTGCTAATTCAGATGTGCACTCAACCTACAATGGTTTGTTAAAACGCAAAGGTAACTTAAACAAAAACATTAAATACGCGGTAACCAGTAGTGAGGCTATGCTGAGCCTAAATAACTTTGAAAAACGCTTATACACTCGCTTACCTAAAACAACCAATCCACAAACAACGGCACTGGCAAAACAGTTGTCTGCTGAGCATGAAAATGCGCAAGGTTACTTTAACGCGCTACTTGATTACTTTAATCAGCAGCAGTTTGCTTACACATTAACGCCTACACCAATGTATGGTGATAATACGCTAGACCAGTTTGTATTTGATACCAAACGTGGCTTTTGTGGGCACTATGCGAGCACCGCTGCATTTATGTTTCGTGTTGCCGGTTACCCTGCCCGTGTTGTGTCAGGTTATTTAGGTGGAGAACAAACTAAAGCCGCTACGCTTAACATTTACCAATATGATGCCCATGCATGGGTTGAAGTGTTCTTTGATGAAAAATGGCATATTTTTGATGCTACCGCTGTTGTTGCTCCTGAACGTTTAAACGGTTCGTTATCACAACTGGGAGATTTAAACGAAAGCTTTAACGACAATCTTAACTTTGGTCTAAAACGTTGGAGTCATTTTAAAGCAATAAACTGGCTGCGAATTCACCTTGAAGAGCTCGACTATAAATGGACTAACTGGGTGCTTACGTTTGACCAAGAATCTCAGCAAAGTTTGTTTGATTCACTGTTTGGTAATAAGTCTGCATGGCTAACACCATTAATTGTATTAGGTACGTTATTACTGAGCTTTACTGGTTATTTCTTATATAACAAACGCCCTATTCGAAGTAGTGAACCGTTGGTTGATGACATCACTAAGCTTTATCAGTGGGCAAAAAAGCAAGGTATAGAGCCTCTAGACACTAACACGCCACTACAAAATATTGCTTTAATTAAACAGCAAAAGCCTAGATCAGAGGCATACCTAAGCGAGTTTGAGCAAATAATCATCGAAGTACGTTATCAACAGCATTCATATAACCAAAACCGCAAAAACCGCGTGCGAGTTCTGTTAAACTCTCTCAAAACAGCCAAATAG
- a CDS encoding Hpt domain-containing protein: MIDTATYTQLQQDVGDDLAKQLLQVYITESRQIVADLADATKQSEIEINAHSLKSSSRSYGALAVGGLAEQIEQKAKASQFDDELQSLIALLQDQFAQTLTHAQSLIATD, translated from the coding sequence ATGATAGATACTGCGACCTATACGCAATTACAACAGGATGTTGGTGACGACCTAGCAAAACAACTTTTGCAGGTATATATCACTGAGTCCCGCCAAATCGTTGCTGATCTTGCTGACGCAACGAAACAGTCTGAAATCGAAATAAATGCCCACAGTTTAAAAAGCAGTAGCCGTAGTTACGGGGCATTAGCCGTAGGCGGCCTTGCAGAACAAATTGAGCAAAAAGCGAAGGCATCACAATTTGACGATGAACTACAAAGCTTAATAGCCTTACTGCAAGACCAATTTGCACAAACGCTAACTCACGCGCAAAGTTTGATTGCTACTGACTAG
- a CDS encoding ATP-binding cassette domain-containing protein, with amino-acid sequence MYSDDKVHLAGANGAGKSTLLKTLIERYQLK; translated from the coding sequence GTGTACAGTGATGATAAAGTTCATTTAGCTGGCGCTAATGGCGCCGGAAAATCAACCTTACTTAAAACTCTTATAGAGAGATACCAGCTAAAGTAG
- the yvcK gene encoding uridine diphosphate-N-acetylglucosamine-binding protein YvcK: MKIVCIGGGHGLSHMLSAIRPHCAELTAIVATTDNGGSTGKLRQSQDVVALGDIRRCCLQLADSDSLIHQVFHHRFDGGELNGHSLGNLALLSLTQQTNSATQAVAWFNAMLGNSETILPMSDEPTDLLAVMSSGIKVFGECDIDSQEELPDYLTLSQDVNAAPGVVKAIENADMLIIGPGSLITSVMPAMLVEDIAKAVQQTSACRLFIENIAKEASVIKSLDMQPVDWLEGMLGYRFCDMSISLDALSEIVSHFDDVVKSPNQQHDIEQLSNVFGEILKMPLSLEAEELVSSNQTLRVS, from the coding sequence ATGAAAATAGTATGCATAGGCGGCGGACACGGTTTATCCCATATGTTAAGTGCAATTAGACCTCACTGCGCCGAACTGACAGCTATCGTTGCAACCACAGACAACGGCGGAAGCACAGGTAAATTACGTCAAAGCCAAGATGTAGTTGCCCTTGGTGATATTAGACGTTGTTGTTTGCAATTAGCTGATAGTGACTCATTAATCCATCAAGTTTTTCACCACCGTTTTGATGGTGGTGAACTCAATGGCCACAGCCTAGGTAATTTAGCCTTATTAAGCTTAACCCAACAAACTAACTCAGCAACTCAAGCGGTTGCATGGTTCAATGCTATGTTGGGTAATTCAGAAACGATTCTACCCATGTCAGACGAACCGACTGATTTACTAGCGGTTATGTCATCAGGCATCAAAGTATTTGGTGAATGCGATATTGATTCACAAGAAGAGCTCCCAGACTATTTAACGCTCTCACAAGATGTGAATGCTGCTCCTGGTGTGGTTAAAGCTATTGAAAACGCCGATATGCTAATAATTGGCCCTGGAAGTTTAATTACCAGTGTAATGCCTGCCATGTTAGTTGAAGACATAGCTAAAGCGGTGCAACAAACATCAGCATGCCGATTGTTTATCGAAAATATTGCCAAAGAAGCCAGCGTAATTAAATCGCTCGATATGCAACCGGTTGATTGGCTCGAAGGCATGCTTGGTTACCGGTTTTGTGACATGAGTATCTCTTTAGATGCGCTTAGTGAAATTGTGTCTCACTTTGACGATGTTGTTAAATCGCCAAACCAGCAGCACGACATTGAGCAGCTAAGTAATGTATTTGGCGAAATATTAAAAATGCCGTTAAGCCTAGAAGCTGAGGAACTAGTCAGTAGCAATCAAACTTTGCGCGTGAGTTAG
- a CDS encoding response regulator — protein sequence MAELNLEQLQLELTAFHGINDSRALKAQLEKVLLPYFSFKEFCLINFEDSKASLEMRTIKYIEFDETILKSKLQQAQSQWLFNEDNSLFYSNEFVNNLIFHVDISEHTTQCLVFFDIKEQASFNDKSQTAIKILLQQVAVQLAAQTRLNRQKFHSTSLLTRLGELSELFRDFASEWFWRTNKDEHFINVLTTASHSNLYKRHFLHKNFDAIITEQEQNQLKKWSHFKHLLADHAEFLDFEFEVNSSPPAWVSLSGKPQFDSSGKFRGYLGIAKDITVNKEREQALQLAKEKAEEANQAKSQFLTVMSHEIRTPMNAIVGMLELLADSELNDKQTRWLDYANSSADLLLDLISDVLDFSKIESGSMELDVKATDINALVKNITAQFQETTQGSNVLFTTEISDGLPNKINIDGVRVGQILFNILDNAFKFTKVGTVNFNADFNDTHLLFEIADTGQGISQSQIASIYDAFKQHDYGVNRQVEGIGLGLSITKSLVDLMKGEIRVASAINIGTKFTIYIPYSVVADDQQSIEHEQTLEPMAILVTEDNKTNQVLIKTFLEKLNHHVTLADNGQQAIDKVQQQHFDLVLMDMMMPVMDGITATKYMREELKMTLPIVALTANASHQDKATCLEAGMNKVLTKPIRFHDLNRALRILFSQ from the coding sequence ATGGCAGAGTTAAACTTAGAGCAATTACAACTTGAGCTAACGGCATTTCATGGCATAAATGATAGCCGTGCATTAAAAGCTCAACTTGAAAAAGTGCTTCTGCCATATTTTTCGTTTAAAGAGTTTTGCTTAATAAACTTCGAAGATTCAAAAGCATCCCTCGAAATGCGTACTATTAAGTACATTGAATTTGACGAAACAATATTAAAGTCAAAGTTACAACAAGCGCAGTCACAGTGGTTATTTAATGAAGATAACTCACTGTTTTATAGTAATGAGTTCGTAAATAACCTAATATTTCATGTTGATATTTCTGAACACACAACGCAGTGCTTGGTCTTTTTCGATATAAAAGAGCAGGCTAGTTTTAATGATAAATCACAAACCGCAATCAAAATCTTATTACAGCAAGTAGCGGTTCAATTAGCTGCGCAAACAAGACTTAACCGGCAAAAGTTTCACTCAACCTCTTTACTAACAAGACTTGGAGAGTTATCAGAACTATTCAGAGACTTCGCCAGCGAATGGTTTTGGCGTACTAATAAAGATGAGCACTTTATTAATGTTTTAACTACCGCCAGCCATAGTAACTTATACAAACGCCATTTTTTACATAAAAATTTTGATGCCATTATCACTGAGCAGGAACAAAATCAGTTAAAAAAATGGTCACACTTTAAACACTTGCTGGCAGATCATGCTGAGTTTTTAGATTTTGAATTTGAAGTTAATTCGTCGCCTCCGGCCTGGGTCTCTTTGAGTGGTAAGCCACAATTTGATTCAAGTGGGAAATTTCGCGGCTATTTAGGCATCGCAAAAGATATCACGGTTAACAAAGAGCGTGAGCAAGCACTACAATTAGCAAAAGAAAAAGCAGAAGAAGCAAACCAAGCAAAGTCACAGTTTTTAACTGTGATGTCCCATGAGATCAGAACTCCTATGAACGCCATTGTCGGCATGTTGGAGTTGTTAGCCGATTCAGAACTTAATGACAAACAAACTCGTTGGCTTGATTACGCAAACTCAAGCGCTGACTTATTGCTTGATTTGATCAGTGATGTACTGGATTTTTCAAAAATTGAAAGTGGCTCGATGGAGCTTGATGTTAAAGCAACAGATATAAATGCGCTGGTTAAAAATATTACTGCACAGTTTCAAGAAACCACTCAAGGCTCTAATGTCTTGTTTACCACAGAGATAAGCGATGGCTTACCCAACAAAATTAATATTGATGGGGTCCGGGTCGGGCAAATTCTGTTTAATATTTTAGATAATGCCTTCAAGTTTACCAAAGTAGGCACAGTTAATTTTAACGCTGATTTCAATGATACCCATTTGTTATTTGAGATAGCAGATACTGGGCAGGGGATCTCTCAATCTCAAATAGCCAGCATTTACGACGCCTTTAAACAGCATGACTATGGTGTTAATCGACAAGTAGAAGGGATTGGCCTTGGGCTTAGCATTACCAAAAGCCTTGTTGATTTAATGAAAGGCGAGATTAGAGTAGCTAGTGCAATCAATATAGGCACTAAGTTTACTATTTATATTCCATATTCTGTTGTTGCCGATGATCAGCAATCAATAGAGCATGAGCAAACTCTTGAACCAATGGCTATTCTTGTTACAGAAGATAACAAAACCAACCAAGTGCTAATCAAAACCTTTTTAGAAAAGCTCAATCACCACGTTACCCTTGCAGATAATGGCCAACAAGCGATCGATAAGGTACAACAGCAACACTTTGATTTAGTTCTTATGGATATGATGATGCCAGTGATGGATGGTATTACCGCAACTAAATACATGCGTGAAGAATTAAAAATGACTTTACCCATTGTTGCCTTAACAGCTAATGCATCACATCAAGATAAAGCCACTTGCCTTGAGGCTGGTATGAACAAAGTGCTGACCAAACCCATTCGCTTTCATGATCTAAACCGCGCACTACGCATTTTGTTTAGCCAATAA
- a CDS encoding Na+/H+ antiporter family protein, whose product MNAVIVGVMLMLILTLCRINVIVAMTVSAIVAGLTAGLGLSETVNAFNDGLSGGAEIALSYAMLGAFAVAISKSGLTRILASKLLKQVNDNSHKGETTLSYLILSIILLCAISSQNLIPVHIAFIPILIPPLLVVFNKLRLDRRAIACILTFGLATSYMVLPYGFGGIYLYSILHKNLTENGLEIVNTQVPMAMIIPAIGMLFGLFVAVFITYRKRRSYDSHTLTEQQNEVVIKQPKKVLVVGITAVLCSLVAQNISDSMILGGLVGVAIFTLFGVVKLEQNGDVFSKGIAMMAMIGFIMISAQGFASVMQATGDVASLVSSAAGIIEGNKPLAAALILLVGLLITMGIGSSFSTVPIIATLFVPLCMELNFSVMATAALVGTAGALGDAGSPASDSTLGPTSGLNADGQHDHIWDSVVPTFIHFNIPLLVAGWVAAMVL is encoded by the coding sequence ATGAATGCAGTAATTGTCGGCGTTATGTTGATGCTGATCCTGACACTTTGTCGAATTAATGTCATTGTAGCGATGACAGTAAGCGCTATTGTTGCGGGTTTGACCGCAGGCCTAGGTTTATCTGAAACCGTTAATGCATTTAATGATGGTTTATCGGGTGGCGCTGAAATAGCGCTTAGCTATGCGATGTTAGGTGCGTTTGCAGTCGCAATCTCGAAGTCGGGTTTAACACGCATTTTAGCGTCTAAGTTACTAAAGCAAGTAAACGACAATAGCCATAAAGGCGAAACTACACTTAGTTATCTTATATTAAGTATTATTTTGCTGTGTGCGATTTCGTCGCAAAATTTGATACCCGTACATATTGCTTTTATACCCATTCTAATTCCGCCATTACTTGTGGTGTTTAACAAGTTACGCCTTGATAGACGTGCCATTGCGTGTATTTTAACCTTCGGCTTAGCTACCTCTTATATGGTGCTACCTTATGGTTTTGGTGGCATTTACCTATACTCGATACTACACAAAAACCTCACTGAAAATGGCTTAGAAATTGTGAATACACAAGTACCGATGGCAATGATCATTCCAGCTATTGGAATGTTGTTTGGTTTATTCGTTGCGGTGTTTATCACTTATCGAAAACGCCGTAGTTACGACTCGCATACTTTAACAGAACAACAAAATGAAGTTGTGATAAAACAACCTAAAAAGGTATTAGTTGTGGGCATAACAGCCGTACTTTGCTCTTTAGTCGCACAAAATATCAGTGATTCAATGATCCTTGGTGGTCTTGTTGGTGTGGCCATATTTACCTTGTTTGGTGTTGTAAAACTTGAACAAAATGGTGATGTTTTTAGTAAAGGCATTGCTATGATGGCGATGATTGGCTTTATTATGATTTCTGCACAGGGCTTTGCTTCAGTTATGCAAGCAACGGGTGATGTAGCCTCATTAGTTAGCTCTGCAGCAGGTATCATTGAAGGTAATAAACCTCTTGCGGCTGCATTGATTTTACTCGTTGGATTACTAATAACCATGGGCATAGGCAGCTCGTTTTCGACGGTGCCAATTATCGCGACTCTATTTGTACCATTATGCATGGAACTAAATTTTTCGGTAATGGCTACAGCTGCACTGGTTGGTACTGCTGGAGCACTAGGTGATGCAGGCTCCCCTGCTTCTGACTCAACACTTGGCCCAACATCCGGTCTAAATGCAGATGGTCAACACGACCATATTTGGGATTCAGTGGTGCCCACTTTCATCCATTTTAATATTCCGCTACTTGTTGCTGGCTGGGTTGCGGCAATGGTGTTGTAA
- a CDS encoding ABC-F family ATP-binding cassette domain-containing protein: protein MLENLMTYCKDLSQSTARTLLASIGFRKDAVFKHAAFLSGGEKMKLAMCIVSNIESTAFLLLDEPDNHLDLESKQLLAKSLQDFKGGFIVVSHDKYFVESIECNKIIVI from the coding sequence ATGCTTGAAAATCTCATGACTTACTGTAAAGATTTAAGCCAGAGCACCGCGCGAACTTTACTTGCAAGTATTGGCTTTAGAAAGGATGCTGTATTTAAACACGCCGCATTTTTGAGTGGTGGCGAGAAAATGAAACTAGCCATGTGTATTGTTAGTAATATTGAAAGCACTGCATTCTTGTTATTAGATGAGCCTGATAATCACCTAGACCTTGAATCAAAACAGTTATTAGCAAAATCATTACAAGACTTTAAGGGTGGGTTTATAGTAGTAAGCCATGATAAGTATTTCGTAGAAAGTATCGAGTGCAATAAGATAATTGTCATATAA
- a CDS encoding glycosyltransferase family 4 protein, giving the protein MKYSVILFVDSSLIGGIESHLIAMSKLLERYNIMSSVLFYQDHNNRELYKRLENANITFGFAGGNLKSLNEILKMFPRSALLHTHGYKASIMGKLVCRWQNRPCISTYHAGEAGTGKVYFYNKLDKLLSYFSLNFAVSSKLTEELYNAELLENFIPVNEHTKVLGIKNNDQLNVGFVGRLSHEKGPDIFIETAKRFNTPNLKFHMFGDGPMVNELDMSAVSYHGQCDQRKIWQQLDVLVICSRAEGLPMVALEAMAHGVLVIASPVGQLPQIIKHLSNGLMMTESTSDALHKQLNNVLMLSVDQRSYIQGNAQKLVQQRFSGEQQFKQLDRVYSSSLLASLPSF; this is encoded by the coding sequence ATGAAATATAGTGTTATTTTATTCGTAGATTCAAGCTTAATTGGTGGCATCGAAAGCCATTTGATTGCCATGAGTAAGCTGTTAGAACGATATAATATTATGAGCTCGGTACTATTTTATCAAGATCATAATAACCGTGAATTATATAAGCGCTTAGAAAATGCAAATATCACTTTCGGTTTTGCTGGCGGAAATTTAAAAAGCTTGAACGAAATACTAAAAATGTTTCCTCGCTCAGCGTTACTCCACACCCATGGGTACAAGGCAAGTATCATGGGCAAGTTAGTGTGTCGTTGGCAAAACCGCCCTTGTATTTCAACCTATCATGCCGGTGAAGCAGGCACGGGGAAGGTTTATTTTTACAATAAGCTCGACAAACTGCTAAGTTACTTTTCACTTAACTTTGCTGTTTCTAGCAAACTCACCGAAGAGCTTTACAATGCTGAATTACTTGAAAATTTTATTCCAGTAAATGAGCATACTAAAGTTTTAGGTATAAAAAATAATGATCAATTAAACGTTGGATTTGTTGGTCGTTTATCCCATGAAAAAGGCCCTGACATTTTTATTGAAACAGCCAAACGATTCAACACACCTAACTTAAAATTTCATATGTTTGGTGATGGCCCTATGGTCAATGAGCTTGATATGTCAGCGGTGAGTTATCATGGCCAGTGTGACCAACGAAAAATATGGCAACAACTTGATGTATTGGTGATCTGCTCTCGGGCTGAAGGTCTACCTATGGTGGCATTAGAAGCTATGGCACACGGGGTACTCGTTATTGCATCGCCTGTTGGTCAGTTACCACAGATAATAAAGCACCTATCAAATGGGTTAATGATGACTGAAAGTACAAGCGACGCTTTGCATAAACAGCTGAACAACGTACTTATGTTGAGTGTTGATCAAAGAAGTTACATACAAGGCAATGCACAAAAACTTGTTCAACAACGTTTTTCTGGAGAGCAGCAATTTAAGCAGCTAGATAGAGTCTATAGCTCTAGCTTACTTGCATCTCTTCCCAGCTTTTAA
- a CDS encoding DUF58 domain-containing protein has translation MKIISHFPFGLVSVWSYIEPIDTVYVYPKPIPTEKLDTQLHDNDEHDGDNAQIKAGNDDFYQLTSFVQGTALNKVSWKHYAKTQQLLTKEFTSDASQELALNYNTLTGNNEHRLSQLCFLVNQLTDQQIAFSLTLPNKHITKGLGRSHQETCLKALAEF, from the coding sequence GTGAAAATTATTAGTCATTTCCCTTTTGGCTTAGTGTCGGTTTGGAGCTACATAGAGCCCATAGATACAGTTTATGTTTATCCAAAGCCAATACCCACAGAAAAGCTTGATACACAACTTCATGACAATGACGAACATGATGGCGATAATGCACAAATCAAAGCCGGTAATGATGACTTTTATCAACTCACTTCTTTTGTGCAAGGCACTGCACTTAATAAGGTGTCGTGGAAACACTACGCTAAAACTCAGCAGCTATTAACGAAAGAGTTTACCAGTGATGCATCACAGGAATTAGCTCTTAATTACAATACGTTAACAGGAAATAACGAGCATCGATTAAGCCAATTATGTTTTTTAGTAAACCAGTTAACCGATCAACAAATCGCTTTTTCGTTAACTTTACCCAATAAACATATCACAAAAGGTTTAGGGCGAAGTCATCAAGAAACTTGCCTGAAAGCTTTAGCGGAGTTTTAA